Proteins encoded within one genomic window of Myxococcota bacterium:
- a CDS encoding tetratricopeptide repeat protein — protein MSRNPVRSLSLRDLRHRLSARGIARTALCAVLVFAACGSDVEARLVQVRALQDVGQFQASVPELRQVLALDPEQPEANYRLGVALVQIGEPSRAVWPLQKAASASDYQIPAGVLLASTLFKTGNYDDAIRAADQVLAADPERHAAMRIRANAHLAARRLENALADTSILVERFPEDWTVRGLHATVLGELGRLEAAEREHARVKEIGSKSEDPSLRSRACLAPALFADEVLKDPVRALALYSECAEGRPTDISVLNHLVSFFDRQGDTEPGTNLWRQAVEAAPEKLALRQGLALRLQAVGEPAQAEDVLREAVASFDSAAAWNLLAGFYRARNEPGKALDAIEKVIARGGDADERVQFMRVDVLIDLGELERAREATDELSQATYAQLLRGRIHLMEGEPAEALANFEQGIRAWPNNAAARYLAGIAARDLGDFERASSEFREAVRANNAETDAALELARLLYLQGEYEQAIQFANLARGGRSGPRLPEPYAIAARSMAALGQAERARATLAALERLGLPVDALRERALLARELDGPVASQRALEAGGLDVSLPEHRELLHVSVENQVLSGAAEAALEDVERALAQSKDDPELLGMKGATLQAAGRAEEAEASFDRALALAPDNAPARAGLASLRAEQGQIDAAIELYDAAYAAIPAEGRYGYAAAQLVLRAGPQEAAVERLRALTGRHPGLAEARNDLAWLLASRRESLDEALSLALEARRLGGGNAVLDTLGWVHFQRGEYPDAVAVLEKASAAAPNDASVRYRLARAVAETGDAERARALFAEALRSGPFPESEDAERRLAAAASGS, from the coding sequence ATGTCTCGGAACCCGGTCCGCAGCCTGAGCCTGCGGGACCTCCGCCACCGGCTCTCCGCGCGCGGGATCGCGCGGACCGCGCTCTGCGCCGTCCTCGTCTTCGCGGCCTGCGGCAGCGACGTCGAAGCGCGACTCGTCCAGGTGCGGGCGCTGCAGGATGTCGGCCAGTTCCAGGCCTCGGTGCCCGAGCTGCGACAGGTGTTGGCGCTCGACCCGGAGCAGCCCGAAGCCAACTACCGCCTCGGCGTCGCGCTGGTCCAGATCGGCGAGCCGTCGCGCGCGGTGTGGCCGCTCCAGAAAGCCGCTTCGGCATCGGACTACCAGATCCCTGCGGGCGTCCTGCTCGCATCCACCCTGTTCAAGACCGGCAACTACGACGACGCGATCCGCGCCGCCGATCAGGTGCTCGCTGCCGACCCGGAACGTCACGCCGCGATGCGCATTCGCGCCAACGCCCACCTCGCCGCGCGCCGCCTCGAGAACGCGCTCGCCGACACGAGCATCCTCGTAGAGCGCTTCCCGGAGGACTGGACGGTCCGCGGGCTCCACGCGACGGTGCTCGGCGAACTGGGCCGACTCGAAGCCGCGGAGCGCGAACACGCGCGGGTGAAGGAGATCGGGTCGAAGAGCGAAGATCCCTCCTTGCGCAGCCGCGCCTGCCTCGCGCCAGCGCTGTTCGCCGATGAGGTCCTGAAGGACCCGGTGCGCGCCCTCGCCCTCTACAGCGAATGCGCCGAGGGCCGCCCCACCGACATCAGCGTGCTCAACCACCTGGTGAGCTTCTTCGACCGTCAGGGTGACACCGAACCCGGCACGAACCTGTGGCGGCAGGCCGTCGAGGCGGCGCCCGAGAAGCTCGCGTTGCGCCAGGGCCTCGCGCTGCGCCTCCAGGCCGTCGGCGAACCGGCGCAGGCCGAAGACGTGCTGCGCGAAGCCGTCGCGAGCTTCGACTCCGCCGCCGCCTGGAATCTCCTCGCCGGCTTCTACCGTGCGCGCAACGAACCCGGGAAGGCTCTCGACGCAATCGAGAAGGTGATCGCCCGCGGCGGCGACGCCGACGAGCGCGTGCAGTTCATGCGGGTCGACGTGTTGATCGACCTCGGCGAGCTCGAACGGGCACGCGAGGCGACCGACGAGCTGAGCCAGGCCACCTACGCCCAGCTCTTGCGTGGCCGGATCCATCTGATGGAAGGCGAGCCGGCGGAAGCGCTCGCGAATTTCGAACAGGGTATTCGGGCCTGGCCCAACAACGCTGCCGCACGCTATCTGGCGGGCATTGCCGCGCGCGACCTCGGAGACTTCGAGCGCGCCTCCTCCGAGTTCCGCGAGGCCGTGCGTGCGAACAACGCCGAGACCGACGCGGCGCTGGAACTCGCGCGGCTCTTGTACCTCCAGGGCGAGTACGAGCAGGCGATCCAGTTCGCCAACCTGGCGCGTGGCGGACGCAGCGGACCGCGCCTACCCGAGCCCTACGCGATCGCCGCCCGCTCGATGGCAGCGCTCGGGCAGGCCGAACGGGCCCGTGCCACGCTGGCCGCACTCGAACGGCTCGGGCTCCCGGTCGATGCCCTGCGCGAGCGCGCGCTGCTCGCGCGCGAACTCGACGGCCCGGTGGCGAGCCAGCGCGCCCTCGAAGCCGGGGGGCTCGACGTGAGCCTCCCCGAGCACCGCGAGCTCTTGCACGTCTCGGTCGAGAACCAGGTGCTGAGCGGCGCGGCCGAAGCGGCGCTGGAAGACGTCGAGCGCGCGCTGGCGCAGTCGAAGGACGACCCGGAGCTGCTGGGCATGAAGGGCGCCACGCTCCAGGCGGCCGGCCGGGCCGAAGAAGCCGAGGCCAGCTTCGATCGGGCCCTCGCGCTGGCACCGGACAATGCACCGGCCCGCGCCGGACTCGCGAGTCTGCGCGCCGAGCAGGGACAGATCGACGCCGCCATCGAGCTCTACGACGCGGCCTACGCTGCGATCCCCGCCGAAGGTCGCTACGGCTACGCCGCCGCCCAGCTGGTCTTGCGTGCGGGTCCGCAAGAGGCGGCCGTGGAACGTCTGCGCGCGCTGACCGGACGCCACCCCGGTCTGGCCGAAGCCCGCAACGACCTCGCGTGGCTCCTCGCCTCGCGCAGGGAGTCCCTCGACGAGGCGCTCTCGTTGGCCCTCGAGGCGCGGCGACTCGGCGGTGGCAACGCCGTCCTCGACACCCTGGGGTGGGTCCATTTCCAGCGCGGCGAGTATCCCGACGCCGTCGCGGTCCTCGAGAAGGCGTCCGCCGCCGCGCCCAACGACGCCTCGGTGCGTTACCGGCTCGCGCGCGCGGTGGCAGAAACCGGCGACGCGGAACGCGCGCGAGCGCTCTTCGCCGAAGCGCTGCGTAGCGGACCCTTCCCCGAGTCCGAAGACGCCGAGCGCCGACTCGCAGCCGCCGCAAGCGGCAGCTGA
- a CDS encoding class I SAM-dependent methyltransferase — protein sequence MSEAPSAASESLPEPASPSVVQALYGAAVRPLSGPPEPVDPCPACGAETAAPRFAVEGLTSPVCICTECGLARFVPMLDVETVAAFYPADYYGSPGAKFGDGFEWLVRWVGARHASFLSWGMPEGARVLDVGCGRGVVLGALADRGFEVHGMEQSPAAATGADPRAEVRIAPDLASAGYPDAYFDQVLIWHVLEHLTDPRGTLEEIRRVLRPGGRLVVAVPNFESEQARWAGAEWFHLDLPRHLYQFPLKALRGLLEDTGFEPIHDHHFSLRQNPFGWIQSAQNRLASLPRNGLYTLLQRRSPGVPSPFRATTRWQLRLLGALLAPWALWRSMRSAFRRSGATVHVVALRTLDRA from the coding sequence GTGTCCGAAGCGCCGTCCGCCGCGTCCGAATCGCTCCCCGAACCCGCATCGCCCTCTGTCGTGCAGGCGCTCTACGGCGCGGCCGTGCGGCCCCTGTCGGGTCCGCCGGAGCCCGTCGATCCCTGTCCCGCTTGCGGGGCCGAAACGGCGGCGCCGCGTTTCGCGGTGGAGGGCCTGACGTCTCCCGTCTGCATCTGCACCGAATGCGGGCTGGCGCGATTCGTGCCGATGCTCGACGTCGAGACCGTCGCCGCCTTCTACCCAGCGGACTACTACGGCTCGCCCGGCGCGAAGTTCGGCGACGGCTTCGAGTGGTTGGTGCGTTGGGTGGGCGCGCGGCACGCGTCGTTCCTCTCCTGGGGCATGCCCGAAGGCGCCCGCGTTCTCGACGTGGGATGTGGCCGCGGCGTGGTCCTGGGCGCGCTCGCCGATCGCGGTTTCGAAGTGCACGGCATGGAGCAGTCGCCGGCGGCGGCGACCGGCGCGGATCCACGCGCCGAGGTGCGCATCGCCCCGGATCTCGCGAGCGCCGGCTACCCCGACGCCTACTTCGACCAGGTGCTCATCTGGCACGTCCTTGAGCACCTGACGGATCCGCGCGGGACGCTCGAGGAGATCCGGCGCGTGCTGCGTCCGGGCGGGCGGCTGGTCGTGGCGGTGCCGAACTTCGAGAGCGAGCAGGCCCGCTGGGCGGGCGCCGAGTGGTTCCACCTCGATCTGCCCCGGCACCTCTATCAGTTCCCGCTGAAGGCGCTGCGGGGGCTCCTCGAGGACACGGGTTTCGAACCGATCCACGATCACCACTTCTCGCTGCGCCAGAACCCGTTCGGTTGGATCCAGAGCGCCCAGAACCGGCTGGCGTCGCTCCCTCGCAACGGCCTCTACACCCTGCTGCAGCGCCGATCTCCAGGCGTCCCGTCGCCATTCCGCGCGACCACCCGCTGGCAGCTGCGCTTGCTCGGCGCTCTGCTCGCGCCCTGGGCGCTGTGGCGTTCGATGCGTTCGGCATTTCGGCGCAGCGGGGCGACGGTCCACGTGGTCGCACTGCGTACCCTCGACCGCGCGTGA
- a CDS encoding VOC family protein, with translation MSAIEITKLDHVVLRVRDVDASLRFYCEVLGCREERRIEALGLVQLRAGASLIDLVDLDAPLGQAGGAPPGEEGRNVDHVALRLAHFDEAAIRAQLAAAGIEMGEVGQRYGADGTSPSVYLRDPDLNVVELCGPATEPPLS, from the coding sequence ATGTCCGCCATCGAGATCACCAAGCTCGACCATGTCGTGTTGCGGGTGCGCGACGTGGATGCGTCCCTGCGCTTCTACTGCGAGGTCCTCGGCTGCCGAGAGGAGCGACGCATCGAGGCCCTGGGCCTGGTCCAGCTGCGCGCCGGGGCTTCGCTCATCGACCTGGTCGACCTCGACGCGCCCCTCGGCCAGGCCGGCGGCGCGCCCCCAGGGGAAGAGGGGCGGAACGTCGACCATGTGGCCCTGCGCCTGGCCCACTTCGACGAGGCCGCGATCCGGGCCCAACTCGCCGCCGCCGGGATCGAGATGGGAGAGGTGGGCCAGCGCTACGGAGCCGATGGCACCAGCCCCTCCGTGTACTTGCGCGACCCCGACCTGAACGTCGTGGAGCTCTGCGGCCCGGCTACCGAGCCGCCCCTTTCCTGA
- a CDS encoding adenylate/guanylate cyclase domain-containing protein: MRRWIPRFGRPSPDASPDSPSGEQADRTLELLVVEGADTGSRFTIDGDEVTIGRLAGERARTGEIGLHDPQVSPTQASIRVGEVAVELEHQPGAASPTLVNGSAVGHTLIQVGDRIQMGGTVFEVRSRPGISLSGLMAIPKSRPEDTTFEGPVLAEPGGDASTEIREALPPTASLVVLRGIRALEGQRLPLLSQRNQVGRHPTNDVVLTEQGVSRFHAELVWEERRWHLVHKSATNPSYVDGRRVEDRTALRNGQVIQLADRVSLRIDLPEDAPEERSASVGSVGTAEPSLKDRMEEKILRDEEIEREYGFFGSFLDIDVVDSHGLKVRATRPEHVIVSFERFRGFAQQVVEDHTGQVLNSNGDELMCFFDAPLDAVRAATAVLDRLGTFNADENLLQLPFRVRLGIHTGRSLVDRERGVAYSPVLDVAGHLQKYAPVNGLLISEETLSELPERDGFEAMGPLGKEEVLAHRLEGTSDDAPATD, translated from the coding sequence TTGCGTCGCTGGATTCCCCGTTTCGGACGCCCGTCTCCGGACGCGTCGCCCGACTCCCCGTCGGGAGAGCAGGCGGACCGCACCCTCGAACTCCTCGTGGTGGAAGGGGCGGATACGGGGAGCCGTTTCACGATCGACGGAGACGAGGTCACGATCGGACGGCTCGCTGGCGAGCGTGCGCGCACCGGCGAGATCGGACTGCACGATCCCCAGGTCTCGCCGACGCAGGCGTCGATCCGCGTCGGCGAGGTGGCCGTCGAGCTCGAACACCAGCCCGGCGCCGCGTCGCCCACCCTCGTGAACGGCAGCGCCGTGGGCCACACCCTGATCCAGGTCGGCGACCGGATTCAGATGGGCGGCACCGTCTTCGAGGTGCGTTCGCGCCCGGGAATCTCGCTATCGGGATTGATGGCGATCCCGAAATCCCGACCCGAGGACACCACCTTCGAGGGTCCCGTCCTCGCCGAGCCGGGCGGGGACGCCAGCACCGAGATCCGAGAAGCGCTGCCGCCGACCGCCTCGTTGGTGGTGCTGCGCGGGATCCGTGCCCTCGAGGGCCAGCGACTTCCGCTCCTGTCGCAGCGCAATCAGGTGGGGCGCCACCCGACGAACGACGTCGTGCTGACCGAACAAGGTGTGTCACGCTTCCACGCCGAGCTCGTGTGGGAAGAACGGCGCTGGCACCTCGTCCACAAGAGCGCGACCAACCCGAGCTACGTCGACGGGCGTCGCGTGGAAGATCGGACCGCACTGCGCAACGGACAGGTGATCCAGCTCGCCGATCGCGTGTCCCTGCGCATCGACCTTCCCGAGGACGCTCCCGAGGAGCGCAGCGCGAGCGTCGGGAGCGTTGGAACGGCAGAGCCCTCATTGAAGGACCGGATGGAGGAGAAGATCCTCCGCGACGAGGAGATCGAGCGGGAGTACGGGTTCTTCGGCAGCTTCCTCGACATCGACGTCGTCGATTCCCATGGGCTGAAGGTGCGTGCGACGCGGCCGGAGCACGTGATCGTCTCCTTCGAGCGGTTTCGCGGGTTCGCACAGCAGGTCGTCGAGGACCACACCGGGCAGGTGCTCAACAGCAACGGCGACGAGCTGATGTGCTTCTTCGACGCTCCCCTCGACGCCGTGCGTGCGGCCACCGCCGTGCTCGATCGGCTCGGCACCTTCAACGCCGACGAGAACCTGCTCCAGCTTCCCTTCCGCGTGCGGCTCGGCATCCACACGGGGCGTTCCCTGGTGGATCGCGAGCGCGGCGTGGCCTACAGCCCGGTCCTCGACGTGGCTGGACACCTGCAGAAGTACGCGCCGGTGAACGGCCTGCTGATCTCCGAGGAGACCCTGTCCGAGCTCCCCGAGCGCGACGGCTTCGAAGCGATGGGACCGCTCGGAAAGGAAGAAGTGCTCGCCCATCGCCTCGAGGGCACCTCGGACGACGCGCCCGCGACGGACTGA
- a CDS encoding UvrD-helicase domain-containing protein gives MLADTILEGLNPEQRDAVVTTEGPLLVLAGAGSGKTRVLTQRIAYLIGVCGIAPEGILAVTFTNKAAGEMRERVEKLLGADADAVWMSTFHSLCVRILRREIGHLGMSRGFVIYDEADSLGVIKQALQRHGLDPKVADPRRLRWRIDQWKNAGDDPAAASRQAVDADGELAADLYATYQRLLAEAEALDFNDLLLKTVDLFDRFPQVLAHYRRRWQYVLVDEYQDTNRVQYQLVQQLASEHGNLCVVGDPDQSIYAWRGADIQNILDFETDYPGAKVVKLERNYRSTQPILQGASAVVANNVARRRKELFTEREGGDSIRLYEADDDREESQMVVREILTHARTDGRAYGDCAIFYRTNAQSRIFEEELLKYDVPYVVVGGVRFYDRAEVKDALAYLRLVLNPADGAALRRIVNKPARGIGKTTVDRADALAVERGVTALEGLRLYAQSEAGSRAAPKIGRFFRLLDELHREVLPASPSQAVALVLERSGYLAALEREGGPEAESRIENLRELIAAAEDFQRANAEAPDDERSDLELFLDQVALVSDVDRYDRRDDYVSLMTVHSAKGLEYPIVFLVGMEEGVFPHSGSLRDEAGIEEERRLCYVGMTRAMERLTISCAAERMRFGSRTYGVPSRFLEEIPTEVVEHIGGGLGRRGGGRTESGPEYDYSYAQDTPDDPSEIGPGVRVHHPHFGAGVVISVSGSGPSQKLKIQFERAGIKTLMLKFANLELG, from the coding sequence TTGCTCGCCGATACGATTCTCGAGGGTCTCAACCCCGAGCAGCGTGATGCCGTTGTCACCACTGAAGGTCCGCTCCTGGTTCTGGCCGGGGCGGGGAGTGGAAAGACGCGGGTCCTCACCCAGCGCATCGCCTATCTGATCGGCGTGTGCGGCATCGCGCCCGAAGGCATCCTGGCGGTGACCTTCACCAACAAGGCCGCCGGCGAGATGCGCGAGCGCGTCGAGAAGCTGCTCGGCGCCGACGCCGACGCGGTGTGGATGTCGACCTTCCACTCGCTGTGCGTGCGGATCCTGCGCCGCGAGATCGGACACCTCGGCATGTCCCGCGGTTTCGTCATCTACGACGAGGCCGACAGCCTCGGCGTGATCAAGCAGGCGCTGCAGCGCCACGGTCTCGACCCGAAGGTGGCCGACCCACGGCGCCTGCGCTGGCGCATCGATCAGTGGAAGAACGCGGGCGACGACCCGGCCGCGGCGTCCCGTCAGGCGGTGGACGCCGACGGGGAACTCGCTGCCGACCTCTACGCGACCTATCAGCGGCTCCTGGCCGAGGCCGAGGCCCTGGACTTCAACGATCTGTTGCTGAAGACCGTCGATCTCTTCGATCGTTTTCCCCAGGTGCTCGCCCACTACCGGCGACGCTGGCAGTACGTCCTGGTCGACGAGTACCAGGACACCAACCGCGTGCAGTATCAACTGGTGCAGCAGCTGGCGTCGGAGCACGGCAACCTCTGCGTGGTCGGCGACCCGGACCAGTCGATCTACGCGTGGCGCGGCGCGGACATCCAGAACATCCTCGACTTCGAGACCGACTATCCCGGCGCGAAGGTCGTGAAGCTCGAGCGCAACTACCGCTCGACCCAGCCCATCCTGCAGGGCGCCAGCGCTGTCGTCGCGAACAACGTGGCGCGACGGCGGAAGGAGCTGTTCACCGAGCGCGAGGGTGGCGATTCGATTCGGCTCTACGAAGCGGACGACGATCGCGAGGAATCGCAGATGGTGGTGCGCGAGATCCTCACCCACGCGCGCACCGACGGTCGTGCCTACGGGGACTGCGCGATCTTCTACCGCACCAACGCCCAGTCGCGGATCTTCGAGGAAGAGCTGCTCAAGTACGACGTGCCCTACGTCGTGGTCGGCGGCGTGCGCTTCTACGACCGCGCCGAAGTGAAGGACGCGCTGGCGTATCTGCGTCTGGTGCTGAACCCGGCCGACGGCGCGGCGCTGCGCCGCATCGTGAACAAGCCGGCGCGCGGCATCGGCAAGACGACCGTCGATCGCGCGGACGCACTCGCCGTAGAGCGCGGGGTGACGGCACTCGAAGGCCTGCGCCTCTACGCCCAGAGCGAGGCGGGCTCCCGCGCCGCTCCGAAGATCGGACGCTTCTTCCGGCTGCTCGACGAGCTGCACCGCGAGGTGCTGCCCGCGTCCCCGTCTCAGGCCGTCGCGCTGGTGCTCGAGCGCTCCGGCTACCTCGCCGCTCTCGAACGCGAGGGCGGGCCGGAGGCCGAGAGCCGGATCGAGAACCTGCGCGAGCTCATCGCCGCGGCCGAGGACTTCCAGCGCGCGAACGCCGAAGCGCCCGACGACGAGCGCTCGGATCTCGAGCTCTTCCTCGATCAGGTGGCGCTGGTGTCCGACGTCGACCGCTACGACCGCCGCGACGACTACGTTTCGCTAATGACCGTGCACTCGGCGAAGGGACTCGAGTACCCGATCGTCTTCCTGGTGGGTATGGAAGAGGGCGTCTTCCCCCACTCGGGCTCCCTGCGCGACGAAGCCGGCATCGAGGAGGAGCGTCGCCTCTGTTACGTGGGGATGACCCGGGCCATGGAGCGCCTGACCATCAGCTGCGCCGCCGAGCGGATGCGCTTCGGCTCCCGCACCTACGGCGTCCCCTCGCGATTCCTGGAGGAGATCCCCACCGAAGTGGTCGAGCACATCGGGGGCGGGTTGGGTCGTCGCGGGGGTGGACGTACGGAATCCGGCCCGGAATACGACTACTCCTACGCCCAGGACACGCCCGACGATCCGTCGGAGATCGGCCCGGGAGTGCGGGTGCACCACCCGCACTTCGGGGCGGGCGTCGTGATCTCGGTGTCGGGCAGTGGACCTTCCCAGAAGCTGAAGATCCAGTTCGAGCGAGCCGGGATCAAGACGCTGATGCTCAAGTTCGCCAACCTCGAACTCGGCTGA
- the glmS gene encoding glutamine--fructose-6-phosphate transaminase (isomerizing): MCGIVGYIGRNQRAMDVLIDGLRRLEYRGYDSAGVAIIDESAIEVRRALGKLANLEGVLRDKPIGGRLGIGHTRWATHGKPSERNAHPHRSGGVAIVHNGIIENYRELRQELESAGRTMESDTDTELIAHLIDIELGDGDDLLAAVQAASRKLQGSYALGAVSDRAPDHLVAAKSGGSPIILGLGDKESFLASDIPAILPYTRQMLFLEDGEFAVLSEEGVQVVSEEGRPVERDPVPIQWDPVSAEKGGYDRFMQKEIFEQPRAIMDTIGTRVSDASGDVDLGAIDLSPEQAERVDRLCLVACGTAYYSCMVGKYLYEQLAGIPVEVDLASEFRYRQPILDDRVMTVPVSQSGETADTLAALRQAKSVGSRVLAICNVRDATIARESDDVLYTQAGPEIGVASTKAFTTQLIAHYLLALKLGIARGKVDEAAASEHIRSLLRLPRMIEQVLRLDDEIRGIAQRYFHATNFLFLGRGIMYPIALEGALKLKEISYIHAEGYAAGEMKHGPIALIDEHMPVVVIANQSPVYDKVVSNLEQVRTRDGQVIAIASEGDTEIAEKANEVIRIPDLGDHLTAVVATIPLQLLAYHIAVAKGTDVDQPRNLAKSVTVE; encoded by the coding sequence ATGTGCGGAATCGTCGGCTACATCGGGCGCAATCAGCGCGCCATGGACGTCCTGATCGATGGCCTGCGGCGCCTCGAGTACCGCGGCTACGACTCGGCCGGGGTCGCGATCATCGACGAGAGCGCGATCGAAGTGCGCCGCGCCCTCGGCAAGCTCGCCAACCTCGAGGGGGTGCTGCGCGACAAGCCGATTGGCGGACGCCTCGGCATCGGCCACACGCGCTGGGCCACCCACGGCAAGCCCTCCGAGCGCAACGCCCACCCGCACCGCTCGGGCGGCGTCGCGATCGTGCACAACGGGATCATCGAGAACTATCGCGAACTCCGACAGGAGCTCGAGAGTGCGGGGCGCACGATGGAGTCGGACACCGACACCGAGCTGATCGCGCACCTGATCGACATCGAGCTCGGCGACGGCGACGACCTGCTCGCGGCGGTGCAGGCGGCGAGTCGCAAGCTGCAGGGCTCCTACGCACTCGGCGCGGTGAGTGATCGCGCCCCGGATCACCTCGTGGCGGCGAAGAGCGGCGGCAGCCCGATCATCCTCGGGCTCGGCGACAAGGAGTCGTTCCTGGCGAGCGACATCCCGGCGATCCTGCCCTACACGCGGCAGATGCTCTTCCTCGAGGACGGCGAGTTCGCCGTCCTGTCCGAGGAGGGCGTGCAGGTCGTGTCGGAGGAGGGGCGTCCCGTCGAGCGCGACCCGGTGCCGATCCAGTGGGACCCCGTGTCCGCAGAGAAGGGCGGTTACGACCGCTTCATGCAGAAGGAGATCTTCGAACAGCCGCGCGCGATCATGGACACGATCGGCACGCGGGTCTCGGACGCCAGCGGCGACGTCGACCTCGGTGCCATCGATCTATCGCCCGAGCAGGCCGAGCGCGTCGATCGGCTCTGCCTGGTGGCCTGCGGCACCGCCTACTACTCGTGCATGGTCGGCAAGTACCTCTACGAGCAGCTCGCCGGGATTCCGGTCGAAGTCGACCTGGCCAGCGAGTTCCGGTATCGGCAGCCGATCCTCGATGACCGCGTGATGACCGTTCCGGTCTCCCAGTCGGGCGAGACGGCCGACACCCTGGCCGCCCTGCGTCAGGCGAAGAGCGTCGGGTCGCGGGTGCTCGCGATCTGCAACGTGCGCGACGCGACCATCGCCCGCGAAAGCGACGACGTCCTCTACACCCAGGCCGGTCCCGAGATCGGCGTGGCGTCGACGAAGGCGTTCACCACCCAGCTGATCGCGCACTACCTGCTCGCGCTGAAGCTCGGCATCGCGCGGGGCAAGGTGGACGAGGCGGCGGCGTCCGAGCACATCCGCTCACTCTTGCGCCTGCCCCGGATGATCGAGCAGGTGCTGCGCCTCGACGACGAGATCCGCGGCATCGCCCAGCGCTACTTCCACGCCACGAACTTCCTGTTCCTGGGCCGCGGGATCATGTATCCGATCGCCCTCGAGGGCGCGCTCAAGCTCAAGGAGATCTCCTACATCCACGCCGAGGGCTACGCCGCCGGCGAGATGAAGCACGGTCCGATCGCCTTGATCGACGAGCACATGCCCGTCGTCGTAATCGCCAACCAGAGCCCGGTCTACGACAAGGTGGTGTCGAACCTCGAGCAGGTGCGCACCCGGGACGGCCAGGTGATCGCGATCGCGAGCGAGGGCGATACCGAGATCGCCGAGAAGGCGAACGAGGTGATCCGCATCCCCGACCTGGGCGACCACCTCACCGCCGTCGTGGCGACGATCCCGCTGCAGCTGCTCGCGTACCACATCGCGGTCGCAAAGGGCACCGACGTCGACCAGCCGCGCAATCTGGCGAAGAGCGTCACCGTCGAGTAG
- the glmU gene encoding bifunctional UDP-N-acetylglucosamine diphosphorylase/glucosamine-1-phosphate N-acetyltransferase GlmU has product MADRDCAAVILAAGKGTRLRSKTPKVLHEVCGRPMLGFSLAAAAASGASRSLVVIGHGAERVEERFSGQADFVLQAEQRGTGHAVLQCREALAGFEGDVLILYGDTPLLRGETLARMRAHKAETQADLVMLTAAVDVPGIVVRDAQGRVAKVVEATDATPDELAIPERNTGVYLVDAGLLWKLLDRVDDRNAQGEIYVTTIIELAVGDGLRVEALELEDAEEAVGVNTRAELAQAAASMRKRVMNRLLAGGVTIVDPTSTYIDVDVEIGEDSLIEPGCVIQGPTVIGSDAHLKPGCVVESSRLGDAVVLGPNAHIRPDCELGDGVRIGNFVEVKNSVLGDGVKADHLSYIGDASVGAGASFGCGSVVVNYDGVAKHRTEVGERAFIGCNANLVAPVVVEADAFVAAGSTITTRVPEEALGVARAKQRNVEGWVARRRRK; this is encoded by the coding sequence ATGGCCGATCGCGACTGCGCAGCCGTCATTCTCGCCGCGGGGAAGGGCACCCGTCTCCGCTCGAAGACCCCCAAGGTCCTTCACGAGGTCTGTGGGCGTCCCATGCTCGGGTTCTCGCTGGCCGCCGCCGCAGCCTCGGGTGCCAGCCGCAGTCTGGTCGTCATCGGGCACGGGGCCGAGCGGGTCGAGGAGCGCTTCTCGGGCCAGGCCGACTTCGTCCTCCAGGCCGAGCAGCGCGGCACGGGCCACGCGGTCCTTCAATGCCGCGAGGCACTCGCCGGGTTCGAGGGCGATGTGCTGATCCTCTACGGCGATACGCCGCTGCTGCGCGGCGAGACGCTGGCGCGCATGCGCGCCCACAAGGCCGAGACCCAGGCCGACCTGGTGATGCTGACGGCCGCCGTCGACGTGCCAGGCATCGTCGTCCGCGACGCCCAGGGCCGCGTCGCGAAGGTGGTCGAGGCCACCGACGCCACGCCGGACGAGCTGGCGATCCCCGAACGCAACACCGGCGTCTACCTCGTCGACGCGGGGCTGCTCTGGAAGCTCCTGGACCGCGTCGACGATCGGAACGCCCAGGGCGAGATCTACGTCACGACGATCATCGAGCTCGCGGTGGGCGACGGCCTGCGGGTCGAAGCCCTGGAGCTCGAAGACGCCGAGGAGGCCGTGGGCGTGAACACCCGGGCCGAGCTGGCCCAGGCCGCCGCCTCGATGCGCAAGCGGGTGATGAACCGTCTGCTGGCGGGCGGTGTCACGATCGTGGATCCCACTTCGACCTACATCGATGTCGACGTGGAAATCGGCGAGGACAGCTTGATCGAGCCCGGCTGCGTGATCCAAGGCCCGACGGTGATCGGGAGCGACGCCCATCTGAAGCCCGGGTGCGTCGTGGAGTCGAGCCGGCTCGGCGACGCCGTGGTACTCGGGCCGAATGCCCACATCCGCCCCGACTGCGAGCTGGGCGACGGCGTCCGCATCGGGAACTTCGTCGAGGTGAAGAACAGCGTGCTGGGCGACGGCGTGAAGGCCGACCACCTGAGCTACATCGGCGACGCGAGCGTCGGCGCCGGTGCCAGCTTCGGCTGTGGCTCGGTCGTGGTGAACTACGACGGCGTCGCGAAACACCGCACCGAGGTCGGCGAGCGCGCCTTCATCGGGTGCAACGCGAACCTGGTCGCACCGGTCGTCGTCGAAGCCGATGCCTTCGTCGCCGCCGGATCGACGATCACGACCCGGGTTCCCGAAGAGGCGCTCGGCGTGGCCCGGGCGAAGCAGCGCAACGTCGAGGGCTGGGTGGCGCGGCGGCGTCGCAAGTAG